Below is a window of Pirellulales bacterium DNA.
GGTACGGTGCGTCTGTGACGCACCTTCTTTTTTATTGATCCGCAGATTGCGCCGATTTTCGCAGATTAGAAGCCAGAGATCAGAAGAATGGTGTGTCGAGGACACACCCTACAAGTACTTAGAAGCTGTTTCAAAACGTGGTTTTCAATTGGGCACAACGATTTGCGCAGAGGATTGCTGCGGCCAACTCATGAAAGGCTTGGAAGTGCGTTCCGTATCGTTCGTAGCACAGCTTCAGTCTTCGGAAGTTGCCAAACCAGCTGAGTGTGCGCTCGACGACGTAGCGCGTCTTCCCGAGACCGCTGCCGTGGGGACGCGATTTTCCGAGCGGCGTCAGGATCGGTTTGATCCCCAGCCATTTCACGAGGTCAGCCAGCGCCGCCGAACCGTATCCGGCATCACCTTGCAAGGCCCTGGGCTTGGTGCGTGGTCGGCCTCGTGGCCCAGCTATGGGGGGCATATTGACCAGCAACGGCAGCGCGACCTGGTCGTCGCGGGTATTGGCCGGCGTGGTCTTGACCACCAGAGGAATGCCCGCCGCATCGGTCAGCACATGCCGCTTACAGCCGGCTTTCGCACGGTCCGTCGGGTTCGGCCCCGTGTGCGCCCCCCAAAAACTGCGCGGACGCTGGCGCTGTCGATCACGGCCCGTTCGAGATTGATCGCGCCGGCGTGGCCCAGTTGTCCCAGCAGCATCGTGTGCAGCTTCGACCAGACTTCCAGTTCGGTCCATTCTGCAAACCGACGCCAGCAAGTACTGCCACTGCCGCAATTCATTTCGGTCGGTAGCGATTGCCACGGAATCCCAGTCCTGAGCACAAACACGATGCCCGTCAGCGTCTGGCGATTCGTCACCCGCGGTCGTCCGCCC
It encodes the following:
- a CDS encoding IS5 family transposase (programmed frameshift), giving the protein MAELVSDELWAQIEPLLPPEPEPSLLGGRPRVTNRQTLTGIVFVLRTGIPWQSLPTEMNCGSGSTCWRRFAEWTELEVWSKLHTMLLGQLGHAGAINLERAVIDSASVRAVFGGRNTGPNPTDRAKAGCKRHVLTDAAGIPLVVKTTPANTRDDQVALPLLVNMPPIAGPRGRPRTKPRALQGDAGYGSAALADLVKWLGIKPILTPLGKSRPHGSGLGKTRYVVERTLSWFGNFRRLKLCYERYGTHFQAFHELAAAILCANRCAQLKTTF